One Methylocapsa sp. D3K7 DNA window includes the following coding sequences:
- a CDS encoding alkaline phosphatase family protein: MASLQSIDHFVVLMLENRSFDCVLGALYPKSPAFEGIDGTEANTGSDGRKWLLTKCPVTKKLADSAVPAPDPGELWVEMNLQIFGSRQLNPDGSPKEGAVADMSGFIESYTDIAIDPSRAAHDPQRLMSYYDPRVHMPALASLAEEFAVCDCWFASAPCQTWPNRFFLHTGTAAGYENNQPKKIFDLKMKSVFEAFDDAGLRDGWAIYHHDIPQTATLTNLRMRNDNFHLFDTFVKNAKAGKLPRYSFIEPRYYADIDIRVFPPRINLPNDQHPPHVVTFGDELVASVYNALRSNIEAWKKTMLVIIYDEHGGCYDHVPPGKAVPPGQGVSDNPSPVFAFDRYGVRVPAVIASPYISRGTVLRPSDAFSGDGATPFDHTSVIKTLQERFNLGAPLTDRVAAAPTLERVLNLDAPQNLGPASVTPSTRKVGLFHKLKSLWEPWGDFQESLHQAARKLPSADHGRAQRYFDRHDTVPDPNKPDGVDSDATAMWEYAKNRALKAMRIR, translated from the coding sequence ATGGCGAGTCTGCAGTCGATCGATCATTTTGTTGTTCTCATGTTGGAAAATCGTTCCTTCGATTGTGTCCTCGGGGCGCTTTATCCGAAGTCGCCGGCCTTCGAGGGGATCGATGGGACGGAAGCCAATACCGGTAGCGACGGCAGGAAATGGCTCCTGACAAAGTGCCCCGTCACCAAGAAGCTGGCGGACTCGGCCGTGCCGGCTCCTGATCCAGGTGAGCTGTGGGTTGAGATGAATTTGCAGATTTTTGGCTCCCGCCAGCTCAACCCGGACGGCAGCCCGAAGGAGGGTGCGGTCGCGGATATGAGCGGCTTTATCGAGAGCTATACCGACATCGCCATCGACCCATCGCGTGCGGCTCATGATCCTCAGAGGCTCATGAGCTATTATGACCCTCGGGTGCATATGCCGGCGCTTGCCAGCCTTGCCGAGGAGTTCGCTGTTTGCGACTGCTGGTTTGCTTCGGCCCCCTGTCAGACGTGGCCGAACCGGTTCTTTCTGCACACGGGAACCGCCGCCGGATATGAAAACAATCAGCCAAAGAAGATATTCGACCTCAAAATGAAATCGGTTTTCGAAGCGTTCGACGATGCCGGTTTAAGGGATGGTTGGGCGATCTATCATCATGACATTCCGCAAACAGCGACGCTTACAAACCTGCGGATGAGAAACGACAATTTCCATTTGTTCGATACCTTCGTGAAGAATGCTAAGGCTGGAAAACTGCCGCGCTATTCCTTTATCGAGCCGAGATATTACGCGGACATTGATATCCGTGTGTTTCCGCCGCGCATCAATTTGCCCAATGACCAGCATCCGCCACATGTCGTGACGTTTGGCGACGAGCTTGTCGCGTCAGTCTACAATGCGTTGCGCAGCAATATCGAGGCATGGAAAAAGACAATGCTCGTCATCATCTATGATGAGCACGGCGGATGTTATGATCATGTGCCGCCGGGCAAGGCGGTGCCGCCGGGACAAGGGGTCAGCGACAATCCGAGCCCAGTTTTCGCCTTTGACCGTTATGGCGTCCGGGTTCCAGCGGTCATCGCCTCCCCCTATATCAGTCGCGGGACGGTTCTACGGCCGAGCGACGCCTTTTCGGGCGACGGCGCAACGCCTTTCGATCACACGAGTGTGATCAAGACCCTGCAGGAGAGATTCAATCTTGGCGCACCCCTCACGGACCGCGTCGCGGCGGCACCGACGCTCGAGCGCGTGCTAAATCTCGACGCGCCGCAAAATTTGGGACCGGCGAGCGTGACCCCTTCGACCCGGAAGGTGGGTCTGTTTCACAAACTCAAATCCCTCTGGGAACCGTGGGGCGATTTCCAGGAGAGTCTGCATCAGGCCGCGCGGAAATTGCCGTCCGCCGACCATGGCAGGGCGCAGCGCTATTTCGACCGTCATGACACAGTCCCGGATCCGAACAAGCCTGACGGGGTTGATTCCGATGCCACGGCGATGTGGGAATACGCCAAGAATCGGGCGCTCAAGGCCATGCGGATCAGATAA
- a CDS encoding ABC transporter permease, which yields MPGARGSLIFETAHQMNFLTPFANAWHYRELIRAVVRRELAVRFRGTIFGWVWAIFGPLVMLTAYTVIFSHAVGVPASAKGGSFGSYALSIFTGLIVFNLFSELAYRSPGLLHEHAGVIKKSIFPSETLAWTAAIRGAVYAVISLGVLLVFELVLTFRLPPASLLLPLVVVPFFLFLLGICWFLMALGSFTRDVAHLMISIVPVFMFATPIFYSIEDVPPNLRIYLHLNPIGNYVEMMRDLLLFNRFPDLFLYGGTVAASLLIFFFSYRFFMQYKAVFVDVI from the coding sequence GTGCCGGGCGCACGGGGCTCGTTGATCTTTGAGACCGCACATCAGATGAATTTTCTGACGCCTTTTGCCAATGCCTGGCACTACCGGGAATTGATCAGAGCCGTGGTCCGGCGGGAATTGGCGGTCCGCTTTCGCGGCACCATCTTCGGCTGGGTTTGGGCGATCTTCGGGCCGCTTGTGATGCTCACGGCCTATACGGTGATCTTTTCACACGCCGTCGGTGTTCCGGCGTCGGCCAAAGGGGGCAGTTTCGGCAGTTACGCTTTGTCAATCTTTACGGGGTTGATTGTCTTCAATCTGTTCAGCGAACTCGCCTACCGTTCGCCGGGACTCTTGCATGAACATGCCGGCGTCATCAAAAAGTCTATTTTTCCGAGCGAGACCTTGGCGTGGACAGCGGCAATCCGAGGTGCCGTCTATGCTGTGATAAGTTTGGGTGTGTTGCTTGTTTTCGAGCTGGTGCTGACCTTCCGGCTGCCGCCAGCAAGTTTGCTTTTGCCTTTGGTCGTCGTGCCTTTCTTTTTGTTCCTGCTTGGAATCTGCTGGTTTCTCATGGCGCTTGGATCATTTACCCGCGATGTCGCTCATCTCATGATCTCGATCGTGCCGGTCTTCATGTTCGCGACACCAATTTTTTATTCGATCGAGGATGTGCCGCCCAATCTGCGGATCTATTTGCATCTCAACCCGATCGGAAATTACGTCGAGATGATGCGAGACCTGCTTTTGTTCAACAGATTTCCCGATCTTTTCCTCTATGGCGGAACGGTTGCGGCTTCTCTGCTAATCTTCTTTTTTTCGTACCGCTTCTTCATGCAATACAAGGCCGTCTTCGTCGATGTCATCTAA
- a CDS encoding ABC transporter ATP-binding protein, with protein MSSNSVISCDRVGKAFQLYMRRNDQLKQAIFGHWKQFYHEHWVLRDVTFKVRRGERIGIIGRNGAGKTTLLQIICGITLPTHGTVHVNGRVAPILALGAGFDHELTGRENALIGGAILGMRRATVEARLPAIAAFAGIGDFFYQPVKLYSSGMAARLAFAVCAHADADILIVDEALSVGDEAFGAKCDAFIKNFAEHGTILVVSHDLKTLETICDRVLWIEDGAVRAMGAASEVIPLYRAAIDKKPVVFAKIA; from the coding sequence ATGTCATCTAATTCCGTCATCAGCTGCGATCGCGTCGGCAAGGCATTTCAGCTCTATATGCGGCGCAATGACCAGCTCAAACAGGCGATCTTCGGTCATTGGAAGCAGTTCTACCACGAGCATTGGGTGTTGCGGGACGTTACGTTTAAAGTTCGCCGTGGTGAGCGAATCGGCATTATCGGTCGCAACGGCGCCGGCAAAACCACGTTGCTGCAGATCATTTGCGGGATCACCCTGCCGACGCATGGAACTGTCCACGTCAACGGCCGGGTGGCGCCGATTCTGGCGCTCGGGGCCGGGTTCGATCATGAATTGACAGGCCGGGAAAATGCCTTGATCGGCGGTGCCATTTTGGGCATGCGGCGTGCCACTGTCGAGGCAAGACTCCCCGCGATTGCCGCCTTCGCCGGGATCGGCGATTTTTTTTATCAGCCGGTCAAACTCTATTCGAGCGGGATGGCGGCGCGGCTCGCCTTTGCTGTCTGCGCGCATGCCGACGCCGATATTCTGATCGTGGACGAAGCCCTCTCGGTTGGTGACGAGGCTTTTGGCGCCAAATGTGATGCTTTTATCAAGAATTTTGCGGAGCACGGCACGATCCTTGTCGTCTCACATGATCTTAAAACTCTCGAAACTATCTGCGACCGTGTTCTTTGGATCGAGGATGGCGCGGTGCGCGCTATGGGAGCCGCCAGCGAGGTAATCCCTTTGTACCGGGCGGCGATCGATAAGAAGCCGGTGGTGTTCGCCAAGATTGCGTGA
- a CDS encoding LptF/LptG family permease — translation MPRLLFFYFSKRIATATLLITAGLCIPVVMTSLFHYLPPAAIRGGLLLPAILGTLPTVLYVALPMAIGVAVALEFARMSADGMIAVLYSLRLSVWAITLPSVFVAMVAVCFGYWLSSVFAPAHVGEMHDVIFVIRNSLNHRMLEPAQFYTFDNGTRTLYFRRWQSADVVSGMFIHQFSAEKNEEQIITAAQAEFRRNANGVVLILSNGSIETLPADGSTIRTAHFNEYAMPIGMQGSGGLPQRGWRGVFELPLSEFFQKQPMNHLYPRLFNEWMSEAAKRFGIPILALAHALLAIGLILSLSSASGRSSAATTVTMIAIPTIHVAILVSTETLVRQDPRLIALVALAIVVEFAAALVLIWRQNANFAVPKDTSGQTAS, via the coding sequence ATGCCTCGCCTTCTTTTTTTCTATTTCTCAAAGCGCATCGCGACTGCCACGCTGCTTATCACGGCAGGGCTCTGCATCCCGGTCGTGATGACCTCGCTTTTTCATTACCTTCCACCGGCGGCGATCCGGGGCGGGCTGCTTCTGCCTGCCATTCTTGGCACTCTGCCGACCGTCCTCTACGTTGCCTTGCCGATGGCGATCGGAGTTGCGGTTGCTCTCGAATTCGCGCGGATGTCTGCCGACGGGATGATCGCCGTGCTTTATTCCCTGCGCCTTTCGGTTTGGGCGATCACGCTGCCGAGTGTTTTCGTCGCCATGGTCGCCGTCTGCTTTGGCTATTGGCTCTCCTCGGTTTTCGCGCCCGCTCATGTCGGCGAAATGCACGACGTAATTTTTGTGATTCGCAATTCGCTCAACCACCGGATGCTTGAGCCTGCGCAATTCTACACCTTCGACAATGGGACGCGGACGCTCTATTTCCGCCGCTGGCAATCCGCCGATGTCGTCTCAGGCATGTTCATCCATCAATTCTCCGCCGAGAAGAACGAGGAACAAATCATCACGGCAGCGCAAGCGGAGTTCCGCCGCAACGCCAATGGCGTCGTCCTCATCCTGAGCAATGGTTCGATCGAGACTCTTCCCGCCGATGGATCGACGATTCGAACGGCGCATTTTAATGAATATGCGATGCCAATTGGCATGCAAGGCTCAGGAGGACTACCGCAGCGCGGCTGGCGTGGAGTCTTCGAATTGCCTCTTTCGGAGTTCTTCCAGAAGCAACCCATGAACCATCTCTATCCGCGGCTTTTCAACGAGTGGATGAGCGAAGCCGCCAAACGCTTTGGCATCCCCATACTCGCACTGGCTCATGCGCTTTTGGCGATCGGGCTCATCTTGAGCCTCTCTTCGGCAAGCGGCCGCTCCTCGGCGGCAACAACCGTGACCATGATCGCGATTCCAACGATCCACGTCGCAATTCTCGTATCCACCGAAACGCTGGTACGTCAGGATCCGCGCCTCATTGCTCTTGTCGCCCTGGCGATCGTCGTGGAATTTGCCGCCGCCCTGGTTTTGATCTGGAGACAAAATGCGAATTTCGCGGTGCCCAAGGACACGTCCGGGCAAACTGCAAGCTGA
- a CDS encoding glycosyltransferase — MEKQTRAREPLAPPTNSEELDNGTACCPATPSSLPLAGKSVAIVHPAWHSCGSHQVFVSQARAYRSLGAKVLSVAVADTPGCVAGSPVSKSYFDATSDLAADTRLLAGMPLQKIFNGGFLRAAKQWLHGNDAAMRVAVAQQVTIPVPSALTAQIDLIHCNHFFCMPVAVRLRERHSCPILLDTHDLQARQYALRNRDRLRLPPSAVFEEMLEIELDAMRPADVLIHLNDEEAAAFKELVPDKRHALLYPAVEAMPVGLGGHECIIVASANYPNFLGLRWFLREVLPLTESVPVAILGNIDREVRSRAPDLYKTHAALFRGRVEVEGLYDAYRRASAVLLPATAGHGISIKTIEALSCGAPLIATSLAFRGLGIEMSALANVTVAEDGRAFAAAMRRVHANRLVPAGNRQLAATRRVYEERFAFDVYRLSLWAIVQGLMAP; from the coding sequence ATGGAAAAACAGACGCGGGCGCGAGAGCCATTGGCTCCGCCAACAAATTCGGAGGAATTGGACAACGGCACAGCATGCTGCCCGGCCACGCCGTCATCTCTGCCCCTCGCGGGCAAATCCGTCGCGATCGTGCATCCGGCTTGGCATTCTTGCGGCAGCCACCAGGTTTTTGTCTCCCAGGCACGCGCCTATCGCAGCCTCGGCGCGAAGGTCTTGAGTGTCGCGGTCGCCGATACGCCCGGCTGCGTCGCGGGATCGCCCGTGTCCAAGAGTTATTTCGACGCGACCAGCGACCTGGCAGCCGACACACGGCTGTTGGCTGGCATGCCGCTGCAAAAAATCTTCAACGGAGGTTTTCTGCGTGCCGCCAAGCAATGGCTGCACGGCAATGACGCGGCCATGCGTGTGGCTGTCGCGCAGCAGGTGACGATTCCCGTTCCCAGTGCCCTTACGGCACAAATCGATCTCATCCACTGCAATCATTTTTTTTGCATGCCGGTTGCGGTTCGCCTGCGTGAGCGGCACTCGTGTCCGATCCTGCTTGACACGCATGATCTGCAAGCGCGCCAATATGCCTTGCGCAATCGCGACCGTCTCCGGTTGCCGCCGTCGGCCGTTTTTGAAGAGATGCTCGAAATCGAACTTGATGCCATGCGTCCGGCGGACGTTTTGATTCATCTCAATGATGAAGAGGCAGCGGCCTTCAAAGAACTCGTTCCAGACAAGCGGCACGCATTGCTGTATCCGGCCGTAGAGGCCATGCCCGTGGGGCTCGGGGGGCACGAGTGTATCATTGTCGCGAGCGCCAATTATCCGAATTTTCTTGGCCTGCGCTGGTTCTTGCGTGAGGTTTTGCCGTTGACGGAAAGTGTTCCGGTCGCAATCCTCGGCAATATCGACCGTGAAGTTCGGTCGCGTGCGCCAGACCTCTATAAGACGCATGCGGCACTGTTTCGCGGCAGGGTCGAAGTGGAGGGTCTGTATGACGCTTATCGTAGGGCTTCGGCCGTTCTGCTCCCGGCAACGGCTGGACATGGGATCTCGATCAAAACAATAGAAGCACTGTCTTGCGGGGCGCCGTTGATCGCGACATCGCTCGCCTTTCGCGGTCTTGGGATTGAAATGTCCGCGCTCGCCAATGTGACCGTCGCGGAGGATGGACGGGCCTTCGCCGCGGCGATGCGGCGGGTCCACGCGAATCGCCTGGTGCCGGCCGGGAACAGGCAGCTGGCGGCCACCCGGCGGGTGTATGAGGAGCGCTTTGCATTCGACGTGTATCGGCTATCGCTATGGGCGATTGTACAGGGTTTGATGGCACCATAA